One window of Bactrocera tryoni isolate S06 chromosome 2, CSIRO_BtryS06_freeze2, whole genome shotgun sequence genomic DNA carries:
- the LOC120767399 gene encoding uncharacterized protein LOC120767399 yields the protein MDVDMASSSTPTMRSAVSAPRSEADPIAAPRANTAPAAPRTTTGSTATTAPRQSTPALPANLQQILCPLCRRPHRLSHCGIFKGMPPMQRQQVAQPHGYCLNCLATSHATQECPSHNRCQICVRAHHTLLHRTTRRDSGRTPAPRTSSNVRRSQRTPVTTYRRRGPSPAESRPWRQNRATSTRRHHIRPQSRRSKGLSSVVATLQQLQRLLG from the coding sequence ATGGACGTGGATATGGCATCATCGTCAACGCCAACCATGCGTTCGGCAGTTTCCGCCCCTCGCTCTGAAGCTGACCCAATAGCAGCACCCCGGGCCAACACTGCACCGGCAGCGCCACGAACAACGACAGGCTCCACCGCGACAACGGCTCCGCGTCAAAGCACGCCTGCATTACCAGCGAACCTGCAACAAATTCTTTGTCCACTCTGCCGCCGCCCGCATCGGCTATCGCACTGCGGTATCTTCAAAGGCATGCCGCCGATGCAACGCCAGCAGGTGGCACAGCCGCACGGGTATTGCCTGAATTGTCTGGCAACTTCCCACGCAACTCAGGAGTGCCCATCACATAATCGTTGCCAAATCTGTGTGCGGGCTCATCATACGCTGCTGCACCGTACTACCAGACGTGACTCCGGGCGCACACCGGCTCCTCGCACCAGTAGTAACGTCAGGCGATCTCAAAGGACTCCTGTGACGACATACCGCCGGCGCGGACCCTCTCCAGCAGAATCCCGTCCCTGGCGCCAAAACCGGGCAACATCAACACGACGCCATCATATTAGGCCGCAATCCCGCCGTTCAAAAGGTCTCAGCAGCGTTGTAGCTACGCTACAGCAGCTACAGCGGCTTCTAGGGTAA